A genomic region of Leptolyngbya sp. NIES-2104 contains the following coding sequences:
- a CDS encoding HhoA/HhoB/HtrA family serine endopeptidase, with protein MTTSRNPWKQSAIYFMLPLVGAGTALAGNRLLSENPITPPAIAQTTNRTGTIADPNFIAAAVDRVGPAVVRINASRTVQSRVPEIFNDPFFRQFFGADVPTAPQRRVERGTGSGFIISADGLILTNAHVVSGADTVSVTMKDGRELRGRVVGQDPLTDVAVIRVQGNNLPTVALGNSDTLKPGEWAIAIGNPLGLDNTVTAGIISATGRSSSEVRVPDKRVSFIQTDAAINPGNSGGPLLNQRGEVIGMNTAIIGGAQGLGFAVPINTAQRISQQLISKGRVDHPYLGIQMRGLSAELRDQINSDRQLGFRVQDDQGVVIFRVLPNSPAARSGLRAGDVIKKVNGQTVTKADQVQQAVEQASVGGNLQLEVNRNGRPTTISVQPGAFPTQTAQGSNE; from the coding sequence ATGACGACATCTCGAAATCCTTGGAAACAGTCTGCAATTTATTTCATGCTGCCTCTGGTCGGAGCAGGTACAGCACTTGCGGGAAACCGTTTACTCTCTGAGAATCCGATTACGCCGCCTGCGATCGCACAAACGACCAATCGCACAGGTACGATCGCTGATCCGAACTTTATCGCGGCAGCGGTCGATCGAGTGGGTCCTGCGGTTGTGCGGATTAATGCTTCTCGGACGGTGCAATCACGAGTGCCTGAAATTTTTAATGATCCATTCTTCCGGCAGTTCTTTGGCGCGGATGTGCCTACGGCTCCGCAGCGTCGGGTTGAACGGGGAACGGGATCGGGCTTTATTATTAGTGCCGATGGTTTGATCTTGACGAATGCTCATGTGGTCAGTGGTGCAGATACCGTGAGCGTCACGATGAAAGATGGACGGGAGTTACGCGGTCGAGTGGTGGGACAAGATCCGCTCACTGATGTCGCGGTGATTCGGGTGCAGGGAAATAATCTACCGACTGTAGCGCTAGGAAATTCGGACACGTTGAAGCCGGGAGAATGGGCGATCGCGATTGGTAACCCGCTCGGATTGGATAATACGGTGACAGCGGGAATTATTAGCGCGACGGGTCGATCGAGTTCTGAAGTTCGAGTGCCCGATAAGCGGGTGAGCTTCATTCAAACCGATGCGGCAATTAACCCCGGAAACTCTGGCGGTCCGTTGCTCAATCAGCGTGGTGAAGTGATCGGGATGAATACGGCGATCATTGGGGGAGCGCAAGGATTAGGATTTGCGGTTCCGATCAATACGGCTCAGCGGATTTCGCAGCAGTTGATTTCTAAAGGTCGTGTGGATCATCCGTATTTGGGGATTCAGATGCGGGGATTGTCCGCAGAGTTGCGCGATCAGATTAACAGCGATCGACAACTCGGTTTCCGGGTGCAGGATGATCAGGGTGTGGTGATTTTCCGTGTGTTGCCGAATTCTCCTGCGGCGAGAAGTGGCTTACGGGCGGGTGATGTGATCAAGAAAGTGAATGGTCAAACCGTGACGAAGGCGGATCAGGTTCAACAAGCGGTGGAGCAGGCTTCGGTCGGCGGAAATCTTCAGCTTGAGGTGAATCGGAATGGACGACCGACCACGATTAGTGTTCAACCGGGAGCGTTCCCGACTCAGACCGCTCAGGGTAGTAACGAGTAG
- a CDS encoding sulfite exporter TauE/SafE family protein produces MSEVLIQLLVIGLVAGVAGGMFGIGGGAIMVPAMVLLLGMEQKFATGTSVAAQILPIGILAAIVYQRSGNLNWKYAIVIAIGLVIGNLFGALFANQPFISGETMKKLYGMFLFVIGFRYLFFR; encoded by the coding sequence ATGTCAGAGGTATTGATTCAGCTTTTGGTAATCGGGTTAGTTGCAGGTGTGGCAGGCGGAATGTTTGGCATCGGTGGCGGCGCGATTATGGTTCCGGCAATGGTTCTACTGTTGGGAATGGAGCAGAAGTTTGCTACGGGAACATCCGTTGCAGCACAAATTTTACCGATCGGGATTCTGGCAGCGATCGTGTATCAGCGAAGCGGAAATCTTAATTGGAAATATGCGATCGTGATCGCGATCGGGCTTGTGATTGGTAATCTCTTCGGTGCTTTGTTTGCCAATCAGCCGTTTATTAGTGGAGAAACGATGAAAAAACTCTATGGTATGTTTCTCTTCGTGATTGGATTCCGGTATCTATTCTTTCGTTAG
- a CDS encoding DUF3598 family protein — protein sequence MKSQWDCLLENLGAWEGSFTRLSPSGEILEDVPSIVSFTGLNDNQTMRQIVRLAPPNQPVGEKVLEYSSLGRNTLLFDNGAFSQGSIQFAPFSEFGAELGLINGDRRLRLVQLFDKQGKLTGLTLIREKLSGSETSERPPLQVDDLIGEWRGEATTIYPDWRSPDSYTTVLKIRRDGDRLYQELNFGRAITTIARIERSSLKFDSGIQILLLPDGASSNCPIEIQLRQPFVLEVGWLLQPDLRQRLIRSYSDKGEWISLTLVTERKVSAS from the coding sequence ATGAAGTCTCAATGGGATTGTTTGCTAGAGAACTTGGGCGCGTGGGAAGGCTCATTTACAAGACTTTCGCCCTCTGGGGAAATCTTAGAAGATGTGCCTTCGATCGTGTCTTTTACCGGACTTAATGACAATCAAACGATGCGTCAAATTGTCCGGTTAGCTCCACCAAACCAACCCGTCGGCGAGAAAGTTCTAGAGTACAGTTCTCTCGGTCGAAACACTCTATTGTTCGACAACGGCGCATTCTCTCAGGGATCGATTCAGTTTGCGCCGTTCTCGGAGTTTGGGGCAGAGTTGGGATTAATCAATGGCGATCGACGACTCCGATTAGTTCAACTCTTTGACAAACAAGGTAAGCTCACCGGACTCACTTTGATTCGCGAAAAGCTATCCGGTTCAGAAACGTCCGAACGCCCGCCGCTTCAAGTTGACGATTTGATCGGAGAATGGCGAGGGGAAGCAACGACGATTTATCCAGATTGGCGATCGCCGGATTCGTACACAACGGTTTTGAAGATTCGACGAGACGGCGATCGTTTATATCAGGAACTCAACTTTGGTCGAGCGATTACAACGATCGCCCGAATTGAGCGATCGAGCTTGAAATTTGATAGTGGCATTCAAATTCTACTGTTACCGGATGGAGCTTCTTCAAACTGTCCGATCGAGATTCAACTGCGTCAGCCGTTTGTTCTAGAAGTCGGCTGGCTGCTACAGCCCGATCTGCGACAGCGATTAATTCGGAGCTACAGCGATAAAGGCGAGTGGATCAGTCTTACTTTAGTCACAGAGCGGAAAGTAAGCGCCTCCTAA
- a CDS encoding Rpn family recombination-promoting nuclease/putative transposase, with product MKTDSIFYRIFQTTPNTFFELIGESDPRISTYAFGSQEIKETSFRLDGIFLPPLRLTGFPIYFVEAQAYPDRKGENFYARFFGEIHLYLKDYQPVNPWKAVVIFTEKRFDPGIPHHYSEYENNPRLQRIYLNKLPPEVGDRSLGLGMLQLLGMSQNQAPAKGRSLIARTRQELTDVTNQRNFIELIETIFVYKFPKLNFQEVGEMLGLGDLKQTRAYQEAEQAGEEKTLTKMVPKLLKRGLTVEQIAEDLEVSVETIQRFVPQK from the coding sequence TTGAAAACAGACTCTATCTTCTACAGAATCTTTCAAACAACACCCAACACTTTCTTTGAGTTGATTGGCGAATCTGACCCGCGCATCAGTACCTATGCGTTTGGTTCTCAGGAGATCAAGGAGACTAGTTTCAGACTCGATGGCATCTTCTTACCACCACTCCGATTAACCGGATTCCCGATTTACTTCGTCGAAGCGCAAGCCTACCCAGACAGAAAAGGCGAAAACTTCTATGCCCGCTTTTTCGGTGAAATTCATCTGTACCTGAAAGACTATCAACCTGTAAACCCTTGGAAGGCTGTCGTCATCTTCACTGAGAAACGCTTCGATCCTGGAATCCCACATCATTACTCAGAATATGAAAACAACCCCAGACTGCAACGAATCTATTTGAACAAGTTGCCGCCAGAGGTAGGCGATCGCTCATTAGGGCTAGGAATGTTACAACTGCTCGGAATGAGTCAGAACCAGGCTCCAGCAAAAGGACGATCGCTAATTGCACGAACTCGCCAAGAACTTACAGATGTGACAAATCAGCGAAATTTCATAGAATTGATCGAGACGATATTCGTGTACAAATTTCCAAAACTAAACTTTCAAGAGGTAGGCGAAATGCTGGGACTTGGTGATCTAAAACAAACCCGTGCATATCAGGAAGCTGAACAGGCTGGAGAAGAGAAAACGTTAACCAAAATGGTTCCGAAACTCCTGAAGAGAGGGTTAACCGTTGAACAAATTGCTGAAGATCTTGAAGTTTCAGTAGAAACAATTCAACGGTTTGTTCCACAAAAATAG
- a CDS encoding AbrB family transcriptional regulator produces the protein MTKKKKIEPLVGETLLKKVKELDHLNKEEKAKECGYYTVTKNGVERVNMMKFLNALIDAEGIELDGKQGTNGRGGRSASYRISVQSNGNLLIGAAYTKQMELKPGDEFEISLGRKHIHLKQLDREEISA, from the coding sequence ATGACTAAAAAGAAAAAGATTGAGCCATTGGTGGGTGAAACCTTGCTGAAAAAGGTGAAGGAACTCGATCATCTCAATAAAGAAGAAAAGGCTAAAGAGTGCGGCTATTACACGGTGACAAAAAACGGTGTAGAGCGTGTGAATATGATGAAATTCCTCAATGCACTCATTGATGCAGAAGGAATTGAGCTAGACGGAAAACAAGGCACAAATGGACGGGGCGGACGTAGCGCCAGTTACCGAATCAGTGTGCAATCGAACGGAAATCTTCTCATTGGGGCAGCGTATACTAAACAAATGGAGTTGAAACCTGGGGACGAATTTGAAATTTCTCTAGGTCGTAAACATATCCATTTGAAACAACTCGATCGAGAAGAGATCTCGGCTTAG
- a CDS encoding Uma2 family endonuclease, translating to MTLTVKDLEALQTQCPDYRMELVNGEIIVMSPSGYESDEVATEVAAQLRNWVRPRRLGRVTGSSAGFILPNSDTRAPDVSFVQAERLRRSPRSFAEVTPDLAVEVKSPTDSITKLRNKIDQFLELGTRVGILINPEKEWVEIRRSGQDAIVLHNGDTITVPDLLPGWEVKVEDLWSPQFD from the coding sequence ATGACACTCACCGTTAAAGATTTAGAAGCCCTCCAAACGCAGTGTCCAGACTATCGAATGGAGCTAGTGAATGGAGAAATTATCGTTATGAGTCCGTCAGGCTACGAATCGGATGAAGTGGCGACTGAGGTTGCAGCTCAACTGAGAAATTGGGTTAGACCTCGAAGATTAGGGCGCGTGACTGGCTCATCTGCTGGTTTCATTCTGCCGAATTCCGACACTCGCGCACCTGATGTTTCATTCGTTCAAGCAGAGCGGTTACGTCGAAGTCCTCGTAGCTTTGCTGAAGTTACTCCTGATTTAGCAGTAGAAGTTAAATCGCCGACCGATAGCATTACCAAGCTGAGAAACAAAATTGATCAATTTCTCGAACTTGGAACCAGAGTTGGAATTTTGATCAATCCAGAAAAAGAATGGGTCGAAATCCGTCGTAGTGGGCAAGATGCAATCGTGCTTCACAACGGCGACACAATCACCGTTCCCGATCTCTTACCTGGCTGGGAAGTCAAAGTCGAGGATCTCTGGTCGCCGCAGTTCGATTAA
- a CDS encoding caspase family protein has protein sequence MERKVALLIGTEQYGDGFKPLPAAPKDVAAWEEVLLNPEMGGFDKVETLIDQNHSEMLQKIEAWFRSHTKDDLALLFISGHGIKAKDFKLYFAASDSRIEKNELRLSTAVAAEFVRDRIRESKSKRQIVILDCCFSGAFGDLLAKDDGSVNLETILGAEGRVVLTSSTSTQSSFEQRDGDLSIYTHYLIEGIRTGAADLDNDGEVTVGELHDFASRKVQEESPAMNPQIIVLKKEGYLLPISKVISSPTLTYRKVVEAILESEGEIDELIDRSFLDERRKELAIDLETAQAIEFEVLEPIRQRNAKIAKYREVFSQAVSRRYLLSQIDRKKLQRLQIVLRLRDEDISEIESPIVEALGTAIAVPTIKDENPPSLAENSFSSLPVQQLSEDDLQSEKGMDYAPLREMLKGEKWEEADRESGYVCRDGATGRRLSRFRGCSELPLC, from the coding sequence ATGGAGAGGAAAGTTGCATTATTAATCGGCACGGAGCAGTATGGAGACGGATTTAAGCCTTTACCTGCGGCTCCAAAGGATGTAGCAGCCTGGGAGGAGGTGTTGCTAAATCCAGAAATGGGCGGATTTGATAAGGTGGAAACCTTGATCGATCAGAATCATTCTGAGATGTTGCAAAAGATCGAGGCTTGGTTTCGATCGCATACAAAAGATGATTTGGCGCTACTGTTCATTTCGGGGCATGGGATCAAAGCGAAAGATTTCAAACTCTATTTTGCGGCAAGTGATTCTCGAATTGAGAAAAATGAGTTGAGGCTATCGACAGCGGTTGCGGCGGAGTTTGTGCGCGATCGCATTCGAGAGAGTAAATCAAAGCGACAGATCGTAATTCTCGATTGCTGTTTCAGTGGGGCATTTGGGGATCTGTTGGCGAAAGACGATGGCTCAGTGAATTTAGAGACGATTTTAGGGGCAGAAGGTCGGGTAGTGCTGACTTCTTCCACTTCGACTCAATCTTCATTTGAGCAACGAGATGGGGATCTCTCGATTTACACGCACTATCTGATTGAGGGAATTCGCACGGGCGCAGCAGATTTAGACAATGATGGCGAGGTCACAGTTGGCGAGTTGCATGATTTCGCTAGTCGCAAGGTGCAAGAAGAATCGCCTGCAATGAATCCGCAAATCATTGTGCTGAAGAAGGAAGGCTATCTGCTTCCGATCTCAAAGGTAATCTCCAGCCCAACCTTGACATATCGCAAAGTAGTCGAAGCGATCTTAGAGAGTGAGGGCGAAATCGATGAATTAATCGATCGTTCTTTTCTAGATGAACGGCGGAAGGAGTTGGCGATCGATCTTGAAACGGCACAAGCGATCGAGTTTGAAGTGCTAGAACCGATTCGGCAGCGCAACGCCAAGATTGCGAAGTATCGAGAGGTCTTTTCTCAAGCGGTGTCGCGGCGATATCTATTGAGTCAAATTGACAGAAAGAAATTGCAGCGACTTCAAATAGTGTTGCGCTTGCGAGATGAGGATATTTCTGAGATTGAATCACCGATCGTTGAAGCGCTGGGAACCGCGATCGCTGTTCCTACTATCAAGGATGAGAACCCGCCGAGTCTTGCAGAAAATTCATTCTCATCTCTTCCAGTGCAGCAACTTTCCGAAGATGACTTGCAATCTGAGAAGGGGATGGACTACGCACCGCTACGAGAGATGCTGAAAGGGGAAAAATGGGAAGAAGCAGACCGCGAATCGGGTTATGTATGCCGTGATGGGGCGACAGGTAGAAGATTATCTAGGTTTCGAGGATGCTCAGAACTTCCCTTGTGCTGA
- a CDS encoding SRPBCC family protein, producing MTSAQQRPVQTTDFEQSITVNAQADRIFEFLSDVSNVPQYLPTVTHAEPQSEGRIRTQGHAGEHEYDADGHFNVDRQHQKIEWGSDGENEYGGWLKVNGKGDQSEVTVHIHYAPPQEIKQRMEEQSPQHSFESAMNEGIGKTLESIKRICEGTGGKQEISPNQ from the coding sequence ATGACCTCTGCACAACAGCGACCAGTCCAAACCACAGATTTTGAACAATCGATCACGGTGAACGCTCAAGCCGATCGCATTTTTGAATTTCTCTCAGATGTCAGCAATGTTCCTCAGTATCTTCCAACCGTGACACATGCAGAACCGCAATCTGAAGGACGCATTCGCACCCAAGGACATGCAGGTGAACACGAATATGATGCCGATGGGCATTTCAATGTCGATCGCCAACATCAAAAGATTGAATGGGGTTCTGATGGTGAAAATGAATACGGGGGATGGTTAAAAGTGAATGGAAAAGGTGATCAATCCGAAGTCACAGTTCACATTCACTACGCGCCACCTCAAGAAATCAAACAACGTATGGAAGAGCAATCGCCTCAACACAGCTTTGAATCTGCGATGAATGAAGGAATTGGTAAAACTTTGGAATCAATCAAGCGCATCTGTGAGGGAACAGGCGGAAAACAAGAAATTTCGCCGAACCAATAG
- a CDS encoding GUN4 domain-containing protein produces MYAVMGRQVEDYLGFEDAQNFPCADLRTIDQLWVKYSDGRFGFSVQKQIYVETGNLLNGEYQEKSFLRFCEWVGWDVSPTGYNTNVLFKNSSLNGHFPFRGWAVRRFNFVEMDSNRNMFICGVLSRLWWRELRELSSLAQRLMKYDTSQS; encoded by the coding sequence ATGTATGCCGTGATGGGGCGACAGGTAGAAGATTATCTAGGTTTCGAGGATGCTCAGAACTTCCCTTGTGCTGATTTGAGAACGATTGATCAACTTTGGGTGAAGTATAGCGATGGCAGATTTGGCTTCAGTGTGCAGAAACAGATTTATGTCGAAACGGGAAATCTATTGAATGGAGAGTACCAGGAGAAGAGCTTTCTGCGATTTTGCGAATGGGTGGGTTGGGACGTCAGCCCAACAGGTTATAATACTAATGTATTGTTTAAAAATTCCTCTTTAAATGGACACTTCCCTTTTAGGGGTTGGGCAGTAAGGCGTTTCAATTTTGTAGAGATGGATAGCAACAGAAATATGTTTATTTGTGGTGTTCTCTCACGCCTGTGGTGGCGAGAACTGCGAGAACTCTCTTCTCTCGCACAGAGGCTTATGAAGTATGACACGAGCCAGTCCTAG
- the def gene encoding peptide deformylase, giving the protein MAEILDIIELGHPILREKARSIEHIQDDRIQTLIDNLLATVKKANGVGIAAPQVAESLQLMIVASRPNLRYPNAPMMEPMPIINPRILSHSDETVKGWEGCLSIPGIRGNVPRYQAIELEFFDRFGKPQKMEVTDFVARIFQHECDHLNGVVFVDRVESTRDLITEKEYQKIILTKE; this is encoded by the coding sequence ATGGCTGAGATTCTCGACATCATTGAGTTAGGGCATCCGATTCTAAGAGAAAAGGCGCGATCAATTGAACACATCCAAGACGATCGCATTCAAACCTTAATCGATAACTTACTGGCAACCGTCAAAAAAGCGAACGGGGTCGGAATTGCTGCGCCTCAAGTGGCGGAATCGCTGCAATTAATGATCGTGGCATCGCGTCCGAATCTTCGTTATCCGAACGCTCCAATGATGGAACCGATGCCGATTATCAATCCGCGAATTTTGTCACATTCAGATGAAACGGTGAAAGGCTGGGAAGGGTGCCTCAGCATTCCGGGAATTCGGGGAAACGTGCCAAGATATCAAGCGATCGAACTGGAGTTTTTCGATCGCTTTGGTAAACCTCAAAAAATGGAAGTGACCGATTTCGTAGCACGAATTTTTCAGCACGAATGCGATCACTTGAATGGTGTTGTGTTTGTCGATCGAGTCGAAAGCACTCGCGATCTCATCACCGAAAAAGAATACCAGAAGATCATCCTAACGAAAGAATAG
- the aat gene encoding leucyl/phenylalanyl-tRNA--protein transferase, with protein sequence MQIDVSSILEGYAQGYFLMSDESGKDLAWYTSRERTLIPLDDRFRYPKSLRRVLNQNRFTVAIDKAFMEVVEGCADRDTTWISNDLKEIYWMLHQAGWAHSFEAWQGDQLAGGILGLALRGAFIGESMFFRIPDGSKVAMVKLVEHLRSRNFVLFDAQMMNPHLERFGAYIVNNRNYKDLLRQALERDCSIV encoded by the coding sequence ATGCAAATTGATGTGTCTTCGATCCTTGAAGGCTATGCACAAGGCTATTTTTTAATGTCGGATGAGTCAGGTAAAGATTTAGCCTGGTATACGAGTCGCGAACGGACGTTAATTCCTCTAGACGATCGCTTTCGCTATCCAAAATCACTACGACGAGTCCTAAATCAGAATCGATTCACGGTCGCGATCGATAAAGCTTTTATGGAAGTGGTGGAAGGATGCGCCGATCGTGATACGACTTGGATTTCAAATGATTTGAAAGAGATTTATTGGATGCTGCATCAAGCAGGATGGGCGCACAGTTTTGAAGCATGGCAGGGCGATCAGCTTGCAGGTGGGATTCTGGGGCTGGCGTTGCGAGGAGCATTTATCGGGGAATCGATGTTTTTTCGGATTCCGGATGGATCGAAAGTGGCGATGGTAAAACTGGTGGAACATCTGCGATCGCGCAATTTCGTTCTGTTTGATGCTCAGATGATGAACCCGCATTTGGAGCGGTTCGGGGCTTACATCGTTAACAATCGGAACTATAAGGATTTACTGCGGCAGGCATTGGAGCGGGATTGTTCGATCGTTTAA
- a CDS encoding glycoside hydrolase family 65 protein — MSTASMSQLDYGTTDATAWNILETEFDPAKLHAQETVFTIGNGYLCTRGSFEEGFPGDQSATLIHGIFDDAPIVSTELVNCPNWLPLIIQLDDEAFRLDHGEILKYDRILNLKLGLLTRSIRWRSPNGHTLEFRFERFCSFADQHLMAIRCHITSIDFTGKIAIESGFEPHPTTVSIPHWMTLKSGGLKNLIWLSTETLHSGLELGLAAKLTVTKDNETLDVESNTTTLTASTQINPGQIITAEKIISIYTSRDTEFPLTVALRRLAKAPSYTTLFAAHITAWGMAWQNTDITIEGDPKAQISIRYNLFQLMIAAPRRDDRVSIPAKTLSGFAYRGHVFWDTEIFIVPFFALTQPAIAKNLLTYRYHTLPGARRKAKDLGYEGALYSWESAATGDEVTPRWVPGANGELIRIWCGDIEYHIAADVAYGVWQYWRITGDDEWMRDYGAEILLETAKFWASRVERNGERYEINDVIGPDENHEHVNNNAFTNAMAQWNLSSAIMLWDWLARSYPSTAIRLQRELDLNADRFSDWTAIAQNLTISPDAETNLIEQCDGFFDLIDVDLADYEPRSRSMQSLLGIEPTNQRQILKQPDVLMLLYLLRQQFDHKVLQANWDYYTPRTDHVYGSSLGPAVHAILACDLDKVDEAYEHFMRSALVDLEDVRGNAAEGIHAASAGGVWQAIVFGFAGVRMTEFGLIACPNLPTHWTRLKFRLCWQNQWVEFDLSQNGAVCETIEHSIQTEFAPL, encoded by the coding sequence ATGTCCACGGCTTCGATGTCTCAGCTTGATTACGGTACGACTGATGCAACTGCATGGAACATTCTCGAAACAGAATTTGACCCAGCAAAGCTTCACGCTCAGGAAACCGTCTTTACGATCGGTAATGGTTATCTCTGTACTAGAGGCAGCTTTGAAGAAGGTTTTCCAGGTGATCAGTCCGCTACATTGATTCATGGAATCTTCGATGATGCGCCGATCGTTTCAACCGAACTCGTCAATTGTCCGAATTGGTTGCCTTTGATCATTCAATTAGACGATGAAGCGTTTCGACTGGATCACGGTGAGATTCTGAAATACGATCGCATCCTCAATCTCAAACTCGGTTTATTAACGCGATCAATTCGCTGGCGCAGTCCCAACGGTCATACTTTAGAGTTTCGATTTGAGCGGTTTTGTAGTTTTGCCGATCAGCATTTGATGGCAATTCGGTGTCATATTACCTCGATCGACTTTACCGGAAAAATCGCGATCGAGTCCGGTTTCGAGCCGCATCCGACCACAGTGAGCATTCCGCATTGGATGACGCTCAAATCTGGAGGATTAAAGAATTTAATCTGGCTTTCAACAGAAACATTGCATTCTGGATTAGAGCTAGGGTTAGCGGCGAAACTCACGGTCACGAAAGACAATGAAACGCTTGATGTTGAAAGCAATACGACAACCTTAACCGCTTCAACGCAAATCAATCCAGGTCAAATCATTACCGCTGAAAAGATCATTTCGATCTACACCTCACGCGACACAGAATTTCCGCTCACGGTTGCACTTCGACGATTGGCAAAAGCACCCAGTTACACAACGTTATTCGCCGCTCATATTACCGCGTGGGGAATGGCTTGGCAGAATACAGATATTACGATCGAAGGCGACCCCAAAGCTCAAATCAGCATCCGATACAATCTTTTTCAGTTAATGATCGCGGCTCCACGAAGAGACGATCGGGTCAGCATTCCTGCTAAAACGCTCTCTGGATTTGCTTATCGCGGTCATGTATTCTGGGACACGGAGATTTTCATCGTGCCGTTCTTTGCATTGACGCAACCTGCGATCGCAAAAAATCTTCTAACTTACCGCTATCACACCTTACCGGGAGCACGTCGCAAAGCGAAAGATTTAGGGTACGAAGGCGCTTTGTATTCGTGGGAAAGTGCGGCGACTGGCGATGAAGTTACCCCTCGCTGGGTTCCCGGTGCAAACGGTGAACTGATTCGGATTTGGTGCGGTGATATCGAGTATCACATTGCTGCTGATGTGGCTTATGGCGTGTGGCAATACTGGCGAATCACGGGTGACGATGAATGGATGCGGGACTATGGCGCAGAAATTTTACTCGAAACTGCAAAATTTTGGGCAAGCCGAGTCGAGCGGAACGGAGAACGCTACGAGATCAACGATGTGATTGGTCCTGATGAGAATCATGAGCATGTCAATAACAACGCATTCACAAATGCGATGGCGCAATGGAATCTCAGTTCTGCGATTATGCTGTGGGATTGGTTAGCTCGATCGTATCCTTCAACTGCGATTCGATTACAGCGGGAATTGGATCTCAACGCCGATCGCTTTTCTGATTGGACAGCGATCGCTCAAAATCTCACGATTTCTCCTGATGCCGAAACGAATCTGATCGAACAATGTGATGGATTCTTTGATTTGATCGATGTGGATTTGGCAGACTATGAACCGCGATCGCGTTCGATGCAGTCCCTTCTCGGAATCGAACCGACCAATCAGCGGCAAATTCTCAAGCAGCCGGATGTATTGATGCTGCTTTACTTACTGCGGCAACAATTCGATCATAAAGTGCTGCAAGCCAACTGGGACTATTACACGCCAAGAACCGATCACGTTTACGGTTCGTCTCTTGGTCCTGCGGTTCATGCGATTTTGGCTTGCGATCTCGATAAAGTCGATGAAGCGTATGAACACTTTATGCGATCGGCATTAGTCGATTTAGAAGACGTGCGCGGCAATGCTGCTGAAGGAATTCATGCGGCTTCAGCGGGTGGAGTGTGGCAAGCGATCGTGTTTGGATTTGCCGGAGTTCGGATGACTGAATTTGGCTTAATTGCTTGTCCGAATTTGCCTACACACTGGACACGATTAAAGTTCCGTCTGTGCTGGCAAAATCAATGGGTTGAGTTTGATTTGAGTCAAAATGGTGCGGTTTGTGAGACGATCGAACACTCGATTCAAACAGAATTTGCACCGTTATGA